Proteins from a single region of Pseudomonas phenolilytica:
- a CDS encoding heme-binding protein codes for MKSKAVLSQTEVTAILAAARAEAQANGWAVTIVVADDGGHPLALERLDGCAPIASYIATEKARSAAVGRRETKGYEDMVNNGRNAFLSAPVVCSLEGGVPLVVDGQVIGSVGVSGVTAAQDAQIAKAGVAALAH; via the coding sequence ATGAAAAGCAAAGCCGTACTGAGCCAGACCGAAGTGACCGCCATCCTCGCCGCCGCCCGTGCCGAAGCGCAGGCCAACGGCTGGGCCGTGACCATCGTCGTCGCCGACGACGGCGGCCATCCGCTGGCGCTGGAGCGTCTGGACGGCTGCGCGCCGATCGCCTCCTACATCGCTACCGAGAAGGCCCGCAGCGCGGCCGTCGGTCGCCGCGAAACCAAGGGCTACGAGGACATGGTCAACAACGGCCGCAATGCCTTCCTCTCCGCGCCGGTGGTTTGCTCGCTGGAGGGCGGCGTGCCGCTGGTGGTCGACGGCCAGGTCATCGGTTCGGTTGGCGTGTCCGGCGTGACTGCCGCGCAGGACGCGCAGATCGCCAAGGCGGGCGTTGCCGCCCTCGCTCACTGA
- the glcF gene encoding glycolate oxidase subunit GlcF: MQTNLSEAAKQLPRAEEAESILRSCVHCGFCNATCPTYQLLGDELDGPRGRIYLMKQMLEGGEVTESTQLHLDRCLTCRNCETTCPSGVKYHNLLDIGRDFIERQVPRSSGERLLRSGLRTVIPRPGLFKALLSAGNALKPLMPASLKDHLPREIRPAKPRPQVMHSRRVLMLEGCVQPSLSPATNAAAARVLDRLGISVSPAREAGCCGAVDYHLNAQEAGLDRARRNIDAWWPAIEAGAEAIVQTASGCGAFVKEYGHLLKDDPAYAAKAARVSELAKDLVEVLRSAELEKLDVRADKRMAFHCPCTLQHAQKLGGAVEDVLTRLGFQLTAVPDAHLCCGSAGSYSITQPEISHQLRDNKLHALESGKPEVIVTANIGCQTHLDGAGRTPVKHWIEVVEESMG; this comes from the coding sequence ATGCAAACGAATCTGAGCGAAGCCGCCAAGCAACTGCCGCGCGCCGAGGAAGCCGAGAGCATCCTGCGCTCCTGCGTGCACTGCGGTTTCTGCAACGCCACCTGCCCGACCTATCAGTTGCTCGGTGACGAGCTGGACGGCCCGCGCGGGCGCATCTACCTGATGAAGCAGATGCTCGAAGGCGGCGAGGTGACCGAGAGCACCCAGTTGCACCTGGACCGCTGCCTGACCTGCCGCAACTGCGAGACCACCTGCCCGTCCGGGGTGAAGTACCACAACCTGCTGGACATCGGCCGCGACTTCATCGAGCGCCAGGTGCCGCGTTCCAGCGGCGAGCGCCTGCTGCGTAGCGGTCTGCGCACGGTGATCCCGCGTCCTGGCCTGTTCAAGGCGCTGCTCAGTGCCGGCAATGCGCTGAAACCGCTGATGCCGGCCTCGCTGAAGGACCACCTGCCGCGCGAGATCCGCCCGGCCAAGCCGCGCCCGCAGGTGATGCACAGCCGTCGCGTGTTGATGCTCGAAGGCTGCGTGCAGCCGAGCCTGTCGCCGGCCACCAACGCCGCCGCCGCGCGGGTGCTCGATCGCCTCGGCATCAGCGTCAGTCCGGCGCGTGAGGCCGGTTGCTGCGGCGCGGTGGATTACCACCTCAACGCCCAGGAGGCCGGCCTGGACCGCGCGCGGCGCAACATCGACGCCTGGTGGCCGGCCATCGAAGCCGGTGCCGAAGCCATCGTGCAGACCGCCAGCGGCTGTGGCGCCTTCGTCAAGGAATACGGCCACCTGCTCAAGGATGACCCGGCCTACGCGGCCAAGGCCGCGCGTGTCAGCGAACTGGCCAAGGATCTGGTCGAGGTGCTGCGCAGCGCCGAGCTGGAAAAGCTCGATGTGCGCGCCGACAAGCGCATGGCCTTCCACTGCCCGTGCACCCTGCAGCACGCGCAGAAGCTCGGCGGCGCGGTCGAAGACGTGCTCACCCGCCTGGGCTTCCAGCTCACCGCGGTGCCCGATGCGCACCTGTGCTGTGGCTCGGCCGGCAGCTATTCGATCACCCAGCCGGAGATTTCCCACCAGCTGCGCGACAACAAACTCCATGCACTGGAGAGCGGCAAGCCGGAGGTGATCGTCACCGCCAACATCGGCTGCCAGACCCACCTCGATGGCGCCGGCCGCACGCCGGTCAAGCACTGGATCGAAGTGGTCGAGGAATCGATGGGCTAA
- the glcE gene encoding glycolate oxidase subunit GlcE, protein MTVSFDASEQLLEQVNQALASKTPLRIQGSGSKAFLGRAVEGQLLDVRAHRGIVSYDPTELVITARAGTPLAELEAALDAAGQMLPCEPPHFGEGATVGGMIAAGLSGPRRPWSGSVRDFVLGTRIITGQGKHLRFGGEVMKNVAGYDLSRLMAGSFGCLGVLTEVSLKVLPKPRQCTSLRLEIDLERALLKLAEWGQQPVPISAASHDGRFLNLRLEGGEGSVNAARERIGGDDLDAGYWSELREQRLAFFADARPLWRLSLPNNTPALNLPGEHLVDWAGAQRWLKTDADAVTVRGIAVEVGGHASCFTAGATANPFQPLSAPLLRYHRQLKAALDPQGIFNPGRMYSEV, encoded by the coding sequence ATGACGGTTTCATTCGATGCCAGCGAGCAGTTGCTGGAACAGGTCAACCAGGCGCTGGCGAGCAAGACCCCGCTGCGCATCCAGGGCAGCGGCAGCAAGGCCTTCCTCGGTCGCGCGGTCGAGGGCCAGTTGCTCGACGTGCGCGCCCATCGCGGCATCGTCAGCTACGACCCCACCGAACTGGTGATCACCGCGCGTGCCGGCACCCCGCTGGCCGAGCTGGAAGCCGCGCTGGATGCCGCCGGGCAGATGCTGCCCTGTGAGCCGCCGCATTTCGGCGAAGGCGCCACGGTCGGCGGCATGATCGCTGCCGGGCTGTCCGGCCCGCGCCGGCCGTGGAGCGGTTCGGTCCGCGATTTTGTCCTCGGCACGCGGATCATCACCGGGCAGGGCAAGCACCTGCGCTTCGGTGGTGAGGTGATGAAGAACGTCGCCGGCTACGACCTGTCGCGCCTGATGGCCGGCAGCTTCGGCTGCCTCGGCGTGCTCACCGAAGTTTCGCTCAAGGTGCTGCCCAAGCCGCGCCAGTGCACCAGCCTGCGTCTCGAGATCGATCTGGAGCGCGCGCTGCTCAAGCTCGCCGAGTGGGGCCAGCAGCCGGTGCCGATCAGCGCGGCCAGCCATGACGGGCGATTCCTCAACCTGCGCCTGGAAGGCGGCGAAGGTTCGGTCAACGCCGCGCGCGAGCGCATCGGTGGCGACGATCTGGACGCCGGTTACTGGAGCGAGCTGCGCGAGCAGCGCCTGGCGTTCTTTGCCGACGCACGGCCGCTGTGGCGGCTGTCGCTGCCGAACAACACGCCGGCGCTCAACCTGCCGGGCGAGCATCTGGTGGACTGGGCCGGCGCCCAGCGCTGGCTAAAGACCGATGCCGATGCGGTGACCGTACGCGGCATCGCCGTCGAGGTCGGCGGCCACGCCAGCTGCTTCACCGCGGGCGCGACGGCCAATCCGTTCCAGCCGCTGTCCGCACCGCTGCTGCGCTATCACCGCCAGCTCAAGGCCGCGCTCGACCCGCAGGGGATCTTCAACCCCGGCCGCATGTATTCCGAGGTCTGA
- the glcD gene encoding glycolate oxidase subunit GlcD, translating into MNILYDERVDGALPKVDKAALLAELQRTLPDLEILHRGEDLKPYECDGLSAYRTTPMLVVLPERVEQVETLLKLCHQRGVPVVARGAGTGLSGGALPLEQGILLVMARFNKILEVDPAGRFARVQPGVRNLAISQAAAPYELYYAPDPSSQIACSIGGNVAENAGGVHCLKYGLTVHNLLKVEILTVEGERMVLGSDALDSPGFDLLALFTGSEGMLGIVTEVTVKLLPKPQVAKVLLAAFDSVEKAGRAVGDIIAAGIIPGGLEMMDNLSIRAAEDFIHAGYPVDAEAILLCELDGVEADVHDDCARVSEVLKLAGATEVRLAKDEAERVRFWAGRKNAFPAVGRISPDYYCMDGTIPRRELPGVLRGIAELSEQFGLRVANVFHAGDGNMHPLILFDANQPGELERAEDLGGKILELCVKVGGSITGEHGVGREKINQMCAQFNSDELTLFHAVKAAFDPSGLLNPGKNIPTLHRCAEFGRMHIHNGELPFPELERF; encoded by the coding sequence ATGAATATCCTCTACGACGAACGCGTCGACGGCGCGTTGCCCAAGGTCGACAAGGCCGCCCTGCTGGCCGAGCTGCAGCGCACGCTGCCGGACCTGGAAATCCTCCATCGCGGCGAAGACCTCAAGCCGTACGAATGCGACGGCCTGTCGGCCTACCGCACCACGCCGATGCTGGTGGTGCTGCCCGAGCGCGTCGAGCAGGTCGAAACGCTGCTCAAGCTCTGCCACCAGCGCGGCGTGCCGGTGGTCGCCCGCGGCGCCGGTACCGGTCTGTCCGGCGGTGCGCTGCCGCTGGAGCAGGGCATCCTGCTGGTGATGGCGCGCTTCAACAAGATTCTCGAAGTCGATCCGGCCGGGCGCTTCGCCCGCGTTCAGCCCGGCGTGCGCAACCTGGCGATTTCCCAGGCCGCCGCGCCCTACGAGCTGTACTACGCGCCGGACCCGTCGTCGCAGATCGCCTGCTCGATCGGCGGCAACGTCGCCGAGAACGCCGGCGGCGTGCACTGCCTGAAGTACGGCCTGACTGTGCACAACCTGCTCAAGGTGGAAATCCTCACCGTCGAAGGCGAGCGCATGGTGCTCGGCTCGGACGCGCTGGACTCGCCGGGCTTCGACCTGCTGGCGCTGTTCACCGGCTCCGAGGGCATGCTCGGCATCGTCACCGAGGTGACCGTCAAGCTGCTGCCCAAGCCGCAGGTGGCCAAGGTGCTGCTGGCCGCGTTCGACTCGGTGGAGAAGGCCGGGCGTGCGGTGGGCGACATCATCGCCGCCGGCATCATCCCCGGCGGGCTGGAGATGATGGACAACCTGTCGATCCGCGCTGCCGAAGACTTCATCCACGCCGGCTACCCGGTGGATGCCGAGGCGATCCTGCTCTGCGAGCTGGACGGCGTCGAAGCCGACGTGCACGACGACTGCGCGCGCGTCAGCGAAGTGCTCAAGCTGGCCGGCGCCACCGAAGTGCGCCTGGCGAAAGACGAAGCCGAGCGCGTGCGTTTCTGGGCCGGACGCAAGAACGCCTTCCCGGCGGTCGGGCGCATTTCGCCGGACTACTACTGCATGGACGGCACCATCCCGCGGCGCGAGCTGCCGGGCGTGCTGCGTGGCATCGCCGAGCTGTCCGAGCAGTTCGGTCTGCGCGTGGCCAACGTGTTTCACGCCGGCGACGGCAACATGCACCCGCTGATCCTCTTCGATGCCAACCAGCCCGGTGAGCTGGAGCGTGCCGAGGACCTCGGCGGCAAGATCCTCGAACTCTGCGTCAAGGTCGGCGGCAGCATCACCGGCGAGCACGGCGTCGGGCGCGAGAAGATCAACCAGATGTGCGCGCAGTTCAACAGCGACGAACTGACCCTGTTCCACGCGGTGAAGGCGGCCTTCGACCCGAGTGGCCTGCTCAACCCTGGCAAGAACATCCCGACCCTGCACCGCTGCGCCGAGTTCGGCCGCATGCATATCCACAACGGCGAACTGCCCTTCCCCGAACTGGAGCGCTTTTGA
- the glcC gene encoding transcriptional regulator GlcC, with protein MLSEKNNDRRQVADVVAERIERLIVDGVLKAGQALPSERRLCEKLGISRSALREGLRVLRGRGIIETAQGRGSFVAQLSDKRDASPLMHLFNSQPRTLYDLLEVRALLEGESARLAALRGTDADFVLLRRRYEEMLAAHSDVQDADPREHARLDHAFHLAICEASHNPVLVHTLQSLTDLMLSTVFASVNNLYHRPVQKRQIDRQHSRLFHAVTERLPDQAQRAARDHVHGIRDNLREIEQEEQRLVRATMRLEGWA; from the coding sequence ATGTTGAGCGAAAAGAACAATGACCGTCGTCAAGTCGCTGACGTGGTCGCCGAGCGGATCGAGCGCCTGATCGTCGATGGCGTGCTCAAAGCCGGCCAGGCACTGCCTTCGGAGCGGCGCCTGTGCGAGAAACTCGGCATCTCACGCTCGGCCCTGCGCGAGGGCCTGCGCGTGCTGCGCGGGCGCGGGATCATCGAGACGGCGCAGGGTCGCGGCTCCTTCGTTGCGCAGCTGTCGGACAAGCGCGATGCCAGTCCGCTGATGCACCTGTTCAATTCGCAGCCGCGCACGTTGTACGACCTGCTGGAAGTGCGCGCGCTACTGGAAGGCGAATCGGCGCGGCTCGCCGCGCTGCGCGGCACCGATGCCGATTTCGTGCTGCTGCGCCGGCGCTACGAGGAAATGCTCGCCGCCCATTCCGACGTGCAGGACGCCGACCCGCGCGAGCACGCGCGCCTGGACCATGCCTTTCACCTGGCCATCTGCGAGGCCTCGCACAATCCGGTGCTGGTACACACCCTGCAGTCGCTCACCGACCTGATGCTGTCCACCGTGTTCGCCTCGGTGAACAACCTCTATCACCGCCCGGTGCAGAAGCGGCAGATCGACCGCCAGCACTCGCGGCTGTTCCACGCGGTCACCGAACGCCTGCCCGACCAGGCGCAACGCGCCGCGCGCGACCACGTGCACGGCATTCGCGACAACCTGCGGGAGATCGAACAGGAAGAACAACGCCTGGTGCGAGCCACCATGCGCCTGGAAGGCTGGGCGTAA